A genomic segment from Leptotrichia sp. OH3620_COT-345 encodes:
- the grdF gene encoding sarcosine reductase complex component B subunit beta yields MKKYKVVHYINQFFAGIGGEEKADHKPEVKEGPVGPGMALQTALGDEYEVVATIICGDNYFGENLEKATETVLEMIKKFTPDVFVAGPAFNAGRYGVACGTICKAVEENLGIPVVTAAYEENPGVDMFRKDVIIVKTGNSAADMKKSVENVAALVKKMAKGEEILGPSIEGYHERGIRVNYFADERASARAVKMLVKKMKGEEFETDLPMPKFDRVDPAEPVKDIKKAKIAIVTSGGVVPTGNPDHIESSNATKFGSYSIEGMSELSAKDFTTIHGGYDRQFVMENPNLVVPLDVLREMEKDGEFGELYNIFYSTTGTGTATGSAAKFGTEIGQKLIDEHVDAVILVSTUGTCTRCGATMVKGIEKYGIPVVHMATVVPISLTIGANRIIPGVGIPYPLGDPTQGEEDSKKIRKRMVRRALKVLQTPVTEQTVFEKDDF; encoded by the coding sequence ATGAAAAAATATAAAGTAGTACATTATATAAATCAATTTTTTGCCGGTATAGGTGGAGAAGAAAAAGCCGATCATAAACCTGAAGTAAAAGAAGGTCCGGTAGGTCCGGGAATGGCACTTCAAACTGCATTGGGCGATGAATATGAAGTAGTAGCTACAATTATATGTGGAGATAACTACTTCGGTGAAAATTTGGAAAAGGCTACTGAAACTGTTTTGGAAATGATAAAAAAATTTACTCCTGATGTCTTTGTAGCAGGACCTGCATTTAATGCGGGACGTTATGGAGTCGCTTGTGGAACTATATGTAAAGCTGTGGAAGAAAATTTAGGAATACCTGTAGTTACTGCAGCATACGAAGAAAATCCGGGAGTAGATATGTTCCGTAAAGATGTTATTATAGTTAAAACCGGAAATTCTGCAGCTGATATGAAAAAGTCCGTAGAAAATGTTGCTGCTCTTGTTAAGAAAATGGCAAAAGGTGAAGAAATATTGGGACCTTCAATTGAAGGTTATCATGAAAGAGGAATAAGAGTTAATTATTTCGCCGATGAAAGAGCTTCAGCAAGGGCAGTAAAAATGCTTGTTAAGAAAATGAAAGGTGAGGAATTTGAAACGGATCTTCCTATGCCTAAGTTTGATAGAGTAGATCCTGCAGAACCTGTTAAAGATATTAAAAAAGCTAAAATAGCTATAGTAACGTCAGGAGGAGTGGTTCCTACCGGAAACCCTGACCACATAGAATCTTCAAATGCTACTAAATTCGGTTCTTATTCTATAGAAGGAATGAGTGAATTATCGGCAAAAGATTTTACTACAATTCACGGAGGATATGATCGTCAGTTTGTTATGGAAAATCCTAATCTTGTAGTTCCTCTTGATGTATTGAGAGAAATGGAAAAAGATGGAGAATTCGGAGAACTTTACAATATTTTTTATTCCACAACAGGTACCGGGACTGCTACAGGTTCAGCTGCGAAATTCGGAACTGAAATAGGGCAGAAACTTATTGATGAACATGTAGATGCGGTTATCCTTGTAAGTACCTGAGGTACTTGTACACGTTGCGGTGCAACGATGGTAAAAGGAATTGAAAAATATGGAATACCTGTAGTTCATATGGCAACAGTAGTTCCGATTTCACTTACAATAGGTGCAAATAGAATTATTCCCGGTGTAGGAATACCTTATCCTCTTGGTGATCCTACACAAGGTGAGGAAGATTCTAAAAAAATACGTAAACGTATGGTTAGAAGAGCTCTCAAAGTATTACAGACTCCGGTTACAGAACAGACTGTTTTTGAAAAAGATGACTTTTAG
- a CDS encoding GrdX family protein: protein MWNIEKVILVTNNDKVYEKYKNMLQCVFVEKYEEVLIKVRNFVYDRYILLTHPQASSLKPNQTPYRSVMVYPRNDGEDNTKDILLIEKCIETFRQWQDIARTPENYERKVTEDFKTIDLSVIDNIIPRII, encoded by the coding sequence ATGTGGAATATAGAAAAGGTGATACTTGTTACTAATAACGATAAAGTCTATGAAAAATATAAAAATATGCTACAATGTGTCTTTGTAGAAAAATATGAGGAAGTTTTAATTAAAGTGAGAAATTTTGTTTATGACAGATATATCCTTCTGACTCATCCTCAGGCATCAAGTCTTAAACCTAATCAGACGCCTTACAGATCCGTAATGGTGTATCCTAGGAATGATGGGGAAGATAATACAAAAGACATACTCCTTATAGAAAAATGTATAGAGACTTTCAGGCAATGGCAAGATATAGCCCGTACTCCTGAAAATTATGAAAGGAAAGTAACGGAAGATTTTAAAACCATAGATTTATCGGTAATAGATAATATTATTCCACGTATAATTTAG
- a CDS encoding BCCT family transporter, protein MSEKTKDNSVYIISVSIITIVVLCGLVFPKGFETFGNMLLKGIVRNFGWFYTIAMTCFIVFAVWIAYFSKYKDMKLGPDDSKPEYSNISWFAMLFSAGMGIGLVFYGIYEPLYHYVNPVGYDSMSVDAAKFAMTKSFLHWGLHPWANYSILGLGLAYMQFRRNKPGLISSLFIPLIGEEKANGYIGKLIDILAIFATAAGMATSLGLGTYQINSGLNFMFKVPENSTIQIAIVVIITIIYTWTAVTGIDKGIKLISNLNMILVVALLGLSIIFGPTIDILNIFGESTGNYLQSLLSNTFEIGAFSKTDWYGLWTLFYWAWWIAWAPFTGTFIARISKGRTIKEFISGVLIVPSVVSFFWFSIFGAIDFSMGKEILVEAANNASTAFFIVINNITLGNVISVIAIALLFTFFITSANSATFVLGMLSHNGDLNPPNSKKLVWGIVQSALALSLMVGSANGLTMLQTISIVAAFPFAFIMLLTIISIMKALKEDEQYNQLK, encoded by the coding sequence ATGAGCGAAAAAACAAAAGACAATTCAGTTTATATAATTTCGGTTTCGATTATAACTATTGTTGTGTTATGCGGTCTTGTATTTCCGAAAGGATTTGAGACGTTTGGTAATATGCTTCTGAAAGGGATAGTTCGTAATTTCGGATGGTTTTATACAATAGCAATGACATGTTTTATAGTTTTTGCTGTTTGGATAGCATATTTCAGCAAGTATAAGGATATGAAATTAGGTCCTGATGATTCCAAGCCTGAATATAGTAATATCTCGTGGTTTGCTATGCTGTTTTCTGCAGGAATGGGAATAGGACTGGTTTTTTACGGTATATATGAGCCTCTTTATCATTATGTCAATCCTGTAGGTTATGATTCAATGTCAGTAGATGCTGCAAAATTTGCTATGACTAAGTCATTCCTTCATTGGGGCTTACATCCATGGGCTAATTACAGTATATTGGGTCTGGGACTTGCATATATGCAGTTCAGAAGAAATAAGCCCGGATTGATAAGTAGCTTATTTATACCGCTTATAGGGGAAGAAAAGGCTAACGGATATATCGGGAAGCTGATTGATATATTGGCAATATTTGCTACGGCAGCGGGAATGGCAACATCTTTAGGATTGGGAACATATCAGATAAACAGTGGTCTGAATTTTATGTTTAAAGTACCTGAAAATTCTACTATACAGATAGCTATAGTAGTAATTATTACTATTATATATACATGGACAGCTGTAACAGGTATTGATAAAGGAATAAAATTAATTTCCAACCTAAATATGATTTTAGTTGTAGCACTGCTTGGACTGTCAATTATATTTGGACCGACTATTGATATACTTAATATTTTTGGAGAAAGCACAGGAAATTATTTACAGAGTTTACTATCCAATACATTTGAAATAGGTGCATTCAGTAAAACTGACTGGTATGGATTATGGACTTTGTTTTACTGGGCATGGTGGATTGCATGGGCACCATTTACAGGAACTTTCATAGCGAGAATATCAAAAGGTCGTACTATTAAGGAATTTATAAGCGGTGTACTTATTGTACCGTCAGTAGTATCATTTTTCTGGTTCTCTATTTTCGGTGCAATAGATTTCTCAATGGGAAAGGAAATTCTTGTAGAAGCTGCAAATAATGCATCGACAGCATTCTTTATTGTTATAAATAATATAACATTAGGAAATGTAATATCTGTAATAGCTATAGCTTTACTGTTTACATTCTTTATTACTTCCGCGAATTCGGCGACATTCGTTTTGGGAATGTTATCACATAACGGTGATTTGAATCCGCCTAACTCAAAGAAATTAGTATGGGGAATAGTACAGTCAGCTTTGGCATTATCATTAATGGTAGGTTCGGCAAATGGTCTTACAATGTTGCAAACGATATCCATTGTAGCGGCATTTCCATTCGCATTTATAATGCTACTGACTATAATATCAATAATGAAAGCACTAAAAGAAGATGAACAATATAATCAATTAAAATAA